A window from Staphylococcus succinus encodes these proteins:
- a CDS encoding sugar porter family MFS transporter has translation MGIKVSKKLIFFLGALGGLLYGYDMGVISGALLFIKDDIPLNSVTEGLVVASMLVGAIFGAGASGPLSDRLGRRRVVFIIAIIYIVGALILALAPSMPILVIGRLVIGVAVGGSTAIVPVYLSEMAPTAQRGSLSSLNQLMITIGILSSYLINYAFTPIEGWRWMLGLAVLPSLILLIGVIFMPESPRWLLEHKSEKAARDVMGLTFEHSEIDKEIADMKEINRISESTWKVLKSPWLRPTLIIGSVFALFQQIIGINAIIYYAPSIFSKAGLGDATSILGTVGIGTVNVLVTIIAIMIIDKIDRKRLLVIGNIGMVASLLIMAILIWAIGIQSSSWIIIICLTLFIIFFGFTWGPVLWVMLPELFPMRARGAATGIAALVLSIGSLLVAQFFPILTDVLPVEQVFLIFAIIGIGALVFVVKYLPETRGRSLEEIEADLRSRTNATNAQIDKTE, from the coding sequence ATGGGAATTAAAGTAAGCAAAAAACTCATCTTTTTCCTTGGTGCTTTGGGAGGCTTACTCTATGGTTATGATATGGGAGTAATCTCTGGTGCCTTACTATTTATAAAAGATGATATACCTTTAAACAGTGTTACAGAGGGCCTTGTTGTTGCCTCAATGTTAGTAGGGGCTATCTTTGGGGCAGGTGCAAGTGGCCCATTATCAGATAGGCTCGGACGTAGACGTGTCGTATTTATTATAGCTATTATATATATTGTGGGAGCCTTAATATTAGCATTAGCACCATCAATGCCAATATTAGTTATTGGGCGATTAGTCATCGGTGTTGCCGTAGGTGGTTCTACTGCAATTGTGCCTGTATACTTATCAGAAATGGCACCAACAGCACAAAGAGGTTCTTTAAGTTCATTAAACCAATTGATGATTACAATAGGTATTTTATCTTCATATCTAATTAACTATGCTTTCACGCCTATTGAAGGTTGGAGATGGATGCTAGGTTTAGCTGTGTTACCTTCGCTTATCTTATTAATTGGTGTCATATTCATGCCAGAAAGTCCAAGATGGTTACTTGAACATAAAAGTGAAAAGGCCGCTAGAGATGTAATGGGACTGACATTTGAGCACAGTGAAATTGATAAAGAAATTGCCGACATGAAAGAAATCAATCGTATTTCAGAAAGTACATGGAAAGTATTAAAGTCTCCATGGTTAAGACCTACATTGATAATTGGCAGTGTATTTGCGCTATTCCAACAAATTATTGGCATAAATGCAATTATTTACTACGCACCTTCTATATTTAGTAAGGCTGGTTTAGGAGATGCTACTTCTATTTTAGGAACAGTCGGCATCGGCACAGTCAATGTATTAGTTACTATTATTGCCATTATGATTATTGATAAAATTGACCGTAAACGCTTATTAGTAATAGGAAATATTGGCATGGTTGCTTCATTATTAATTATGGCAATTTTAATTTGGGCAATTGGTATCCAATCTTCTTCTTGGATTATTATCATATGTTTAACACTTTTCATTATATTCTTTGGTTTCACATGGGGCCCAGTACTTTGGGTTATGTTACCAGAATTATTTCCAATGCGTGCGCGTGGTGCAGCAACTGGGATAGCCGCATTAGTATTATCAATTGGTAGTCTACTCGTGGCGCAATTCTTCCCTATATTGACTGATGTATTACCAGTTGAACAAGTATTCTTAATCTTTGCAATTATTGGTATTGGGGCTTTAGTTTTTGTTGTTAAATACTTACCTGAAACAAGAGGACGTAGTTTAGAGGAAATTGAAGCTGATTTACGTTCTAGAACTAATGCTACTAACGCTCAAATTGATAAAACAGAATAA
- a CDS encoding DeoR/GlpR family DNA-binding transcription regulator translates to MKMYADERREHIYTYIKSHKRATVKQLSDYLSVTEATVRSDLRRLESENKLTRTHGAAKVTENITSKLNFSYRLTQKHTEKYKISKFALKKIQPQQCIMIDASSTTYELAKLLSETTMELTIITNGLENAVLLKENPHLTVLVVGGFVSQDSNAITGNIDSQILEMYHIDYFFLSANGFTFQNGLTDFSLPEVQLKKQMVQESENVIALIDKSKFDVSSTLSFAKISDITEVITDEMPDNKWTHDMPFTLTIAK, encoded by the coding sequence TTGAAAATGTATGCAGACGAACGTAGAGAGCATATCTACACTTATATCAAGTCGCATAAACGTGCTACTGTAAAGCAACTTTCTGACTATTTAAGTGTTACTGAAGCTACTGTTAGAAGTGACCTTAGACGATTAGAAAGTGAAAATAAATTGACACGAACGCATGGTGCCGCAAAAGTTACTGAAAATATAACTTCAAAGTTAAACTTTTCATATCGTTTAACACAAAAGCATACTGAAAAATATAAAATCAGCAAATTTGCTCTGAAGAAAATCCAACCACAACAATGTATTATGATTGATGCGAGTTCAACGACTTACGAATTAGCCAAACTATTATCAGAAACAACAATGGAACTAACGATTATTACAAATGGCTTAGAAAACGCAGTATTATTAAAAGAAAATCCACACTTAACTGTCTTAGTTGTGGGAGGGTTTGTCTCTCAAGATTCAAACGCAATTACTGGTAATATAGATTCTCAAATTCTGGAAATGTACCATATCGATTATTTCTTTTTATCTGCGAATGGTTTTACATTCCAAAATGGTTTGACTGACTTTTCACTACCAGAAGTACAGCTAAAAAAACAAATGGTTCAAGAAAGTGAAAATGTGATAGCACTTATAGATAAAAGTAAATTCGATGTTTCTTCTACGCTATCATTCGCAAAAATCAGTGATATTACTGAAGTTATAACCGATGAAATGCCAGATAATAAATGGACACATGACATGCCTTTCACATTAACAATTGCTAAATAA
- a CDS encoding GNAT family N-acetyltransferase yields MSYSIEKVKLSEVEQLQNLAIQTFKNTFKDEEQYTDEDFSHYFANAYSVKQLTSELLDEHAFTYFYKEDEEVVGYFKLNINDAQTEKMGDAHLELQRIYFLPHAQGGGRGKHVFEFTIQKAKELNKIKIWLGVYEKNKQAFEFYKKQGLNVTGKHYFYTGSVEDVDLIMEKEL; encoded by the coding sequence ATGAGTTATAGTATTGAAAAAGTCAAACTATCAGAAGTCGAGCAGTTACAAAATTTGGCTATTCAAACCTTTAAAAACACTTTTAAAGATGAAGAACAATATACAGATGAAGATTTTAGCCATTATTTTGCTAACGCTTATAGTGTTAAACAGTTAACAAGTGAACTATTAGATGAACATGCTTTTACATATTTTTATAAAGAAGATGAAGAAGTTGTAGGTTATTTTAAATTAAATATAAATGATGCACAAACTGAAAAAATGGGAGACGCACATCTTGAGTTGCAACGAATTTATTTCTTACCACATGCCCAAGGTGGTGGCAGAGGTAAGCATGTATTTGAATTCACAATACAAAAAGCTAAAGAGCTAAATAAAATTAAAATATGGTTAGGAGTCTATGAAAAAAATAAACAAGCTTTTGAATTTTATAAAAAACAGGGGTTAAATGTAACGGGGAAACATTATTTTTATACAGGATCAGTTGAAGACGTTGATTTAATTATGGAAAAAGAACTATAA
- the dhaL gene encoding dihydroxyacetone kinase subunit DhaL, protein MVLTSQSFKSYILNLTELFEQQKDELCELDRKIGDGDHGITMNIGYQAVKTTLQNELHSQDDIAKISVAVGKTFLDAVGSSVGPLYASGFLKAAVAVKNKTQLDDTALYDFWIAFSKGIKDRGKAEIGDKTMVDTLEPFYKSLEDSQSQNKSFANAYIEALSNAKAGMESTKDIISNKGRSKRLGYRSQGHVDPGAMSSYLMLDEFKTFI, encoded by the coding sequence ATGGTATTAACAAGTCAATCTTTTAAATCATACATTTTAAATTTAACAGAGTTGTTTGAGCAACAAAAAGATGAATTGTGTGAATTAGATCGTAAAATAGGCGATGGAGATCATGGGATCACAATGAATATTGGTTATCAGGCAGTTAAAACAACACTTCAGAATGAATTACATTCTCAAGATGACATTGCCAAAATTAGTGTAGCAGTTGGTAAAACGTTCTTAGATGCTGTTGGTTCTTCAGTAGGTCCGCTATATGCTTCTGGCTTTTTAAAAGCAGCAGTTGCAGTAAAAAATAAAACACAATTAGATGACACAGCTTTATATGATTTTTGGATCGCGTTTAGCAAAGGGATTAAAGATAGAGGTAAGGCAGAAATAGGAGACAAAACAATGGTAGATACGTTAGAGCCTTTTTATAAATCACTTGAAGATTCACAATCTCAAAATAAGTCATTTGCCAATGCATATATTGAAGCTTTATCTAATGCCAAAGCTGGAATGGAAAGTACAAAAGATATTATATCGAATAAAGGGCGTTCGAAAAGATTAGGTTATCGTTCTCAAGGGCATGTTGATCCGGGTGCGATGTCTTCGTATCTTATGTTAGATGAATTTAAAACATTTATTTAA
- a CDS encoding copper resistance CopC/CopD family protein: protein MQFAHRFSKTTIILFIIIFLTVFLGLTQQASAHATLEKVTPTENSVVDNPPNNIELQFNEPVHAKYSSIKLFDDKGKQISEIKPDTSASTQTLSFTVPDLDSGTHHVQWHTMSADGHEISNSFDFSIGKATAGHIDTSIPLYEKADFWFGLIRFITEGSIIVFTGVFLVNQLAKRQKIMYFATDQYKQPIIWIIAMLTVMTGAMYLMTLSSDVVTDIITLQTATLSQTPFILTIIAIIVLLFLFTLRNMMHVWYILVSISLLVTLSMSGHAWSQSVPLWSIMIRTMHISGIAMWIGALIYLVFVIKTHRPYDVKQIRGFLLKVNITAVALIIISGVLMSIDQTNILGIWSNIQTWSALLIVKALVTLLMMLLGFYQTTRALKIRQRANKKALYLELILGLLLILVGVIMSQINIPG from the coding sequence GTGCAATTTGCACATAGGTTTTCCAAAACAACGATAATATTATTTATTATCATTTTTTTAACTGTTTTTCTAGGATTAACTCAGCAAGCATCAGCTCATGCTACTTTAGAAAAAGTGACACCTACGGAAAATAGTGTAGTTGATAACCCACCCAATAACATTGAACTGCAATTTAATGAACCGGTTCATGCAAAGTATTCTAGTATTAAATTATTTGATGATAAGGGGAAGCAAATATCTGAAATTAAGCCTGATACATCAGCTTCAACACAAACTTTATCATTTACTGTTCCCGATTTAGACAGTGGCACACATCATGTTCAATGGCATACGATGTCAGCAGATGGACATGAAATTAGTAATTCATTTGATTTTTCAATCGGGAAGGCTACCGCTGGTCATATTGATACCTCAATACCACTTTATGAAAAAGCCGATTTTTGGTTTGGACTCATACGTTTTATTACTGAAGGTAGTATTATCGTATTCACAGGAGTATTTTTAGTGAATCAATTAGCAAAAAGACAAAAGATAATGTACTTTGCTACTGATCAATATAAGCAACCTATAATTTGGATAATAGCTATGCTAACAGTTATGACAGGGGCAATGTATCTTATGACACTTTCTTCAGATGTTGTCACAGATATAATCACATTACAAACAGCTACATTATCACAAACGCCATTCATCTTAACTATAATTGCAATCATCGTATTGCTTTTCCTCTTCACATTGCGAAATATGATGCATGTTTGGTATATATTAGTGTCTATATCATTGTTAGTGACGTTGAGTATGTCTGGTCATGCATGGTCTCAAAGTGTGCCGTTATGGTCTATAATGATTAGGACGATGCATATTAGTGGAATTGCAATGTGGATAGGGGCGCTTATTTATTTAGTCTTTGTTATAAAAACACATAGACCATATGATGTAAAACAAATAAGGGGTTTCTTACTGAAAGTAAACATAACGGCTGTGGCGTTGATTATCATTTCAGGGGTGTTAATGTCTATAGATCAAACAAATATATTGGGGATTTGGTCAAATATTCAAACATGGAGTGCATTACTTATAGTGAAAGCACTCGTAACATTACTTATGATGTTGTTAGGTTTTTATCAAACAACGCGTGCTTTAAAAATTAGACAGCGTGCGAATAAAAAGGCTTTATATTTAGAACTCATATTGGGACTTTTATTGATACTTGTAGGTGTTATTATGAGTCAAATCAATATTCCAGGATAA
- a CDS encoding NAD(P)/FAD-dependent oxidoreductase: protein MDDVIIIGGGPAGLFASFYSGLRGMSVRIIDIQDKLGGKMQVYPEKIIWDIGGLAPKPCYEVIKDTIAQGLHFNPKVSLEERVIDIRKIDEQHFEVETAKGNIYESKSVIIAIGGGIINPKQLDIKDAERYELTNLNYVVQSLKKFKDKDVLISGAGNSALDWAKDLSGYAKSVTLIYRKSDIKGYEAMKKILSELNIDKLPNTHIHQLIGDQSHSKIEQVILEHTETKEKTTRVFDEVIISHGFDVENTLLEQSSTQVDMFNEYAIKGFGNTSTSVNGLYACGDIIYHEAKAHLIASAFSDAANAANLAKLYIEPQAKPEGFVSSHNEVFKASNQIVMKKYL from the coding sequence ATGGATGATGTAATAATTATTGGTGGCGGTCCAGCTGGCTTATTTGCTAGTTTCTATTCTGGATTAAGAGGAATGAGCGTGCGCATTATAGATATTCAGGATAAACTTGGCGGTAAGATGCAAGTTTATCCTGAGAAGATTATTTGGGATATCGGGGGGCTAGCTCCTAAACCATGTTATGAAGTTATAAAAGATACAATTGCGCAAGGTCTGCATTTCAATCCAAAAGTTAGCTTAGAAGAACGTGTCATAGATATTAGAAAAATAGATGAACAGCATTTTGAAGTTGAAACGGCAAAAGGAAATATATATGAATCTAAATCAGTTATTATAGCTATTGGTGGCGGAATTATTAATCCTAAACAACTTGATATTAAGGATGCTGAGAGATATGAACTAACGAATTTAAACTATGTAGTTCAGTCATTGAAAAAATTTAAGGATAAAGATGTCTTAATTTCTGGTGCAGGTAATTCGGCCTTGGATTGGGCTAAAGACTTAAGTGGATATGCTAAGAGTGTTACGCTTATTTATCGCAAATCAGATATTAAAGGCTATGAAGCCATGAAAAAAATACTCAGCGAATTAAATATAGATAAGTTGCCTAACACACATATACATCAACTTATAGGTGATCAATCGCATAGTAAAATAGAACAAGTGATATTAGAACATACTGAGACAAAAGAGAAAACAACAAGGGTTTTTGATGAAGTAATTATCAGCCATGGATTTGATGTAGAAAATACTTTGCTTGAACAGTCTTCAACACAAGTAGATATGTTTAATGAATATGCAATTAAAGGATTTGGTAATACATCTACAAGTGTTAATGGTTTGTATGCCTGTGGCGATATTATTTATCATGAAGCTAAAGCACACCTTATTGCTAGTGCATTTAGTGATGCGGCCAATGCAGCTAATTTAGCAAAATTATATATTGAACCTCAAGCTAAACCAGAAGGTTTTGTCTCAAGTCATAACGAGGTTTTCAAAGCATCTAATCAAATAGTCATGAAAAAATATTTATAA
- a CDS encoding MDR/zinc-dependent alcohol dehydrogenase-like family protein, whose protein sequence is MNNKNYPNKMNAVVAYAPGDYKYETVNTPTIDDPKEIVVKVEACGICAGDIKAYGGAPSFWGDETQPSYIKAPMIPGHEFIARIVDKGEAVEDFEIGDRVISEQIVPCWDCRFCNRGEYWMCEKHDLYGFQNNVNGGMAEYMKFTKEAINYKVPEDMPIEKAILIEPYACSLHAVQRANIKLGDFVVLSGAGTLGLGMVGAAKKSGAETLVVLDMKEDRLELAKQFGADIVMNPAKVDVVKEIKDMTEGYGCDIYIEATGHPKSVEQGLSAIRKLGRFVEFSVFGEPVTVDWSIISDRKELDLLGSHLGPYCYPLVIDGIQKDDFPTEGVVTHQLALKDFEEGFELMKKGDKSLKVVLVP, encoded by the coding sequence ATGAATAATAAAAATTATCCAAACAAAATGAATGCAGTAGTAGCTTATGCACCTGGTGACTATAAATATGAAACTGTCAATACACCAACAATCGATGACCCAAAAGAAATTGTTGTTAAAGTAGAGGCTTGCGGTATTTGTGCAGGTGATATTAAAGCTTATGGTGGTGCGCCAAGTTTCTGGGGAGATGAAACACAACCTTCATATATTAAGGCGCCAATGATACCAGGTCACGAATTTATCGCGCGTATTGTAGATAAAGGTGAAGCAGTTGAAGATTTTGAAATTGGTGATCGTGTAATTTCTGAACAAATTGTTCCTTGTTGGGACTGTAGATTTTGTAACCGTGGAGAATATTGGATGTGTGAAAAGCATGATTTATATGGGTTCCAAAATAATGTGAATGGTGGAATGGCTGAATATATGAAATTTACCAAAGAGGCCATCAATTATAAGGTGCCTGAGGATATGCCAATTGAAAAAGCAATTTTAATAGAGCCATACGCATGTAGTTTACATGCAGTACAGCGTGCAAATATTAAATTAGGAGATTTCGTTGTACTATCCGGAGCAGGCACTTTAGGCTTAGGAATGGTCGGTGCAGCTAAAAAATCTGGAGCAGAGACATTAGTCGTACTAGATATGAAAGAGGATCGCTTAGAATTAGCAAAACAATTTGGTGCGGATATAGTCATGAATCCAGCGAAAGTAGATGTTGTTAAAGAGATTAAAGATATGACTGAAGGCTATGGTTGTGATATTTATATTGAAGCTACGGGACATCCTAAATCAGTTGAACAGGGATTAAGTGCAATTAGAAAACTGGGACGTTTTGTAGAATTTTCAGTATTTGGAGAGCCTGTAACAGTAGATTGGAGTATTATTTCTGATCGTAAAGAACTTGATTTATTAGGTAGCCATTTAGGTCCTTATTGTTATCCGCTTGTAATTGACGGTATTCAAAAAGATGATTTTCCCACAGAAGGGGTTGTAACGCATCAACTAGCACTAAAAGATTTTGAAGAAGGATTTGAGCTAATGAAAAAAGGTGATAAATCATTAAAAGTAGTGCTCGTACCATAA
- the rpiB gene encoding ribose 5-phosphate isomerase B, with protein MKIAIGADHNGYDLKEAVKAHVESLGHEVEDFGCHQCAETDYPDVAVEVGQSIQQGHNERGILICGTGIGVAITANKLKGIRAALAHDYYSAERAQLSNNAQILTMGAQIIGIEVAKKNVEAYLNVSWEGGSQRKVDKIDQVEIDENK; from the coding sequence ATGAAGATAGCTATTGGTGCAGACCATAACGGATATGATTTAAAAGAAGCAGTTAAGGCTCATGTTGAATCATTAGGGCATGAAGTAGAAGATTTTGGTTGTCATCAATGCGCAGAGACTGACTATCCGGATGTAGCAGTAGAAGTGGGGCAAAGTATCCAACAAGGTCACAATGAAAGAGGAATACTCATTTGTGGTACTGGAATAGGTGTAGCCATTACAGCTAATAAATTGAAAGGGATTAGAGCCGCATTAGCACATGATTATTACTCAGCAGAACGTGCACAACTCAGTAATAATGCCCAAATATTAACGATGGGTGCCCAAATTATTGGAATAGAAGTTGCTAAGAAAAATGTCGAAGCATATCTTAATGTAAGCTGGGAAGGTGGCTCCCAACGTAAAGTAGATAAAATTGATCAAGTAGAAATAGACGAAAATAAATAG
- a CDS encoding YcnI family protein has protein sequence MLKQIISIIMFCVIAVALSKNADAHVTLNPDTSEPGSYEKYDVRVPVEKDAHTTKIELKVPKGLSVVGIEPTPLFEHKLKKDKNGNITKITWTATDKGIGPNEFVDLPIQVANPEKEASFKWNAYQTYDDGETVKWIGDEKAEKPAPVTKVVKNSDTSKELSESSQASNGPIILWIVSIIAIILSLIALFKQKSDKS, from the coding sequence ATGTTAAAACAAATTATATCAATAATAATGTTTTGTGTGATAGCAGTGGCATTGTCAAAGAATGCGGATGCTCATGTAACGTTAAACCCAGATACGAGTGAACCAGGATCATATGAAAAATATGATGTGAGAGTTCCTGTAGAAAAAGATGCACATACGACTAAAATTGAATTGAAAGTTCCTAAAGGACTCAGTGTTGTAGGAATAGAGCCGACCCCTTTATTTGAACATAAATTAAAAAAGGATAAAAATGGGAACATAACAAAAATAACTTGGACTGCAACGGATAAAGGGATTGGACCCAATGAATTTGTCGATTTACCGATTCAAGTAGCAAATCCAGAAAAAGAGGCCTCATTTAAATGGAATGCTTATCAAACTTATGATGATGGAGAGACTGTAAAATGGATTGGTGACGAAAAGGCAGAAAAGCCAGCGCCAGTTACAAAAGTTGTAAAAAATAGTGACACATCAAAAGAATTAAGTGAAAGTAGTCAAGCAAGTAATGGTCCTATTATACTGTGGATTGTATCTATCATAGCTATTATCTTATCTTTAATAGCATTATTTAAGCAAAAGAGCGATAAGTCATAA
- a CDS encoding DUF2871 domain-containing protein, whose translation MRRILYAFLVYTILGLLSGFYYRELTVAHHFTGDTQLVVVHTHTLILGMFMHLILLPITKIFKLSSYYLFNWFFIVYNIGVLTTIGMMFTKGTYQVLGLAVPESFAGFAGIGHTTLTAGFILLFFLLRNAIVKDPKDE comes from the coding sequence ATGCGCAGAATATTGTATGCATTTTTAGTTTATACAATCCTAGGATTACTGAGTGGATTTTATTATCGAGAATTAACAGTTGCACATCATTTTACAGGAGATACGCAACTTGTGGTCGTACATACACACACACTGATATTAGGAATGTTTATGCACCTTATTTTACTACCTATAACAAAAATATTTAAATTAAGCAGTTATTATCTGTTTAATTGGTTCTTTATCGTTTATAATATCGGCGTCTTAACTACGATAGGTATGATGTTTACGAAAGGAACGTACCAAGTGTTAGGACTTGCAGTACCTGAATCATTTGCTGGGTTTGCAGGGATTGGACATACAACGCTTACAGCAGGATTCATATTATTATTTTTCCTACTTAGAAATGCGATTGTAAAGGACCCTAAAGATGAGTAA
- a CDS encoding GNAT family N-acetyltransferase, producing MIEIKHEPPTVSNYRNLRKIAGLSEKSQAAAEKGLANACFNVTIYDNQLLIGMGRVIGDGGTAFQIIDIAVDPNYQGMGYGKTIMNHVMAYISSVAESGTYVSLIADYPADKLYAQYGFITTEPYSGGMYRKY from the coding sequence ATGATTGAAATAAAACATGAACCACCTACAGTTTCAAATTATCGTAATTTGAGAAAAATAGCTGGATTAAGTGAAAAATCTCAGGCCGCAGCCGAAAAAGGTCTGGCCAATGCTTGTTTTAATGTGACGATATATGATAATCAGTTACTGATAGGAATGGGCAGAGTGATTGGCGATGGCGGAACAGCCTTTCAAATCATTGATATAGCAGTGGATCCAAACTATCAAGGAATGGGATATGGGAAGACTATTATGAATCATGTAATGGCATATATTTCCTCTGTAGCAGAATCAGGTACCTATGTTAGTCTTATAGCTGATTATCCCGCTGACAAACTCTATGCTCAGTATGGATTTATAACTACTGAACCTTATTCAGGTGGAATGTATAGAAAATATTAA
- a CDS encoding acryloyl-CoA reductase, which translates to MTETFKAFVVDEQDGKVTNQIKNITIDDLPAGEVLIKVKYSGINYKDALATVENTKVVKSYPIVPGIDLAGVVESSETPAFEPGDKVIVTGYDLGISHFGGFSEYARIKEEWIVPLPKDLTLEEAMIYGTAGYTAGLAIEKLEHNGLSVENEAVLVRGATGGVGTLAVMMLDSIGYDVIASTGKTNTEAKLKSLGAKEVIPRITETDNKPLGKRTWQAVIDPVGGESLSQIIKHLDYNGSVAVIGMTGGNQFDSSIFPFILRGTNIIGVDSVYTEMRQRKHIWRRLAKDLKPDQLHEIKQVIKFDDIEENIKNVLKHNNSGRIVVDLEA; encoded by the coding sequence ATGACTGAAACATTTAAAGCTTTTGTGGTCGACGAACAAGACGGCAAAGTTACTAACCAAATTAAAAATATAACTATAGATGACCTTCCAGCAGGTGAAGTGCTTATTAAAGTTAAGTATTCAGGGATTAATTATAAAGACGCACTAGCAACAGTAGAAAATACAAAAGTTGTAAAATCTTACCCTATCGTACCGGGAATTGATTTAGCAGGTGTTGTAGAAAGTTCAGAGACGCCAGCTTTTGAACCAGGAGATAAAGTCATCGTTACTGGATATGATTTAGGAATAAGCCATTTCGGTGGGTTTAGTGAATATGCACGTATCAAAGAAGAATGGATTGTACCATTACCTAAAGACCTAACACTTGAAGAGGCAATGATTTATGGTACGGCTGGGTATACAGCAGGTTTAGCTATTGAAAAATTAGAACACAACGGTCTATCTGTAGAAAATGAAGCTGTGCTTGTTAGAGGTGCAACTGGTGGCGTTGGTACACTAGCCGTAATGATGTTAGATTCTATTGGCTATGATGTTATTGCAAGTACTGGTAAAACAAATACTGAAGCTAAACTTAAATCATTAGGTGCAAAAGAAGTCATTCCTCGTATTACAGAAACTGATAATAAACCACTTGGGAAGCGTACTTGGCAAGCAGTGATTGACCCTGTAGGTGGCGAAAGCTTATCACAAATTATCAAACACCTTGATTACAACGGCAGTGTCGCAGTGATTGGAATGACTGGTGGCAATCAATTTGATAGTTCGATATTTCCTTTCATATTAAGAGGTACAAATATCATAGGCGTTGATTCTGTTTATACAGAAATGAGACAACGTAAACATATTTGGCGCAGACTCGCTAAAGATTTAAAACCAGATCAGTTACATGAAATTAAACAAGTCATTAAATTTGATGATATAGAAGAAAATATAAAAAATGTGTTAAAACATAATAATTCTGGTAGAATTGTTGTTGATTTAGAAGCATAA
- a CDS encoding dihydroxyacetone kinase subunit DhaK — translation MKKMINNPDHVIEELMEGYIIAYPEYIRRTELHQRALIGKKRNPNRKVSILIGGGSGHEPAFIGYVGAGMADGVAVGNIFASPSPIPIQAVTKEIHNGHGVLYIYGNYAGDLMNFEMASEMTEIEDEIQTAAVIGNDDVASSKDIDDRRGIAGELLVYKTAGAAADFGYDLEEVRRIAQQANDNTRSMGIGLSPCYLPQTGKPSFDLEDNEMEIGLGHHGEPGIEKTTIRTAKETVQVMMQNILKEGLYKENDDVVVLVNGLGATSQMELYIINKEVDAILKAREINTYKSYVGNFITSMEMGGFSVTLMKLNETLKSCIDHPVDCPNFKEV, via the coding sequence ATGAAAAAGATGATTAATAACCCTGATCATGTTATTGAAGAACTAATGGAAGGTTATATAATTGCATATCCTGAATATATTAGACGAACAGAACTCCATCAAAGAGCATTAATAGGTAAAAAACGGAATCCTAATCGTAAAGTAAGCATATTAATTGGTGGTGGTTCTGGTCATGAACCGGCATTTATAGGTTATGTAGGTGCAGGAATGGCTGATGGTGTGGCAGTGGGAAATATTTTTGCTTCCCCATCTCCGATACCAATTCAAGCTGTAACAAAAGAAATTCATAATGGTCACGGCGTGTTATATATATATGGTAATTATGCTGGAGATTTAATGAATTTTGAAATGGCGAGTGAAATGACTGAAATAGAAGACGAAATTCAAACAGCTGCTGTAATTGGAAATGATGATGTCGCTTCTTCCAAAGATATAGATGATCGCAGAGGTATAGCGGGAGAACTTTTAGTGTATAAAACTGCAGGAGCGGCCGCTGACTTTGGTTATGATTTAGAAGAAGTACGTCGTATTGCTCAACAAGCTAATGATAATACGCGTTCTATGGGTATTGGTTTGAGCCCTTGCTATTTGCCACAAACAGGAAAGCCAAGTTTTGATTTAGAAGATAATGAAATGGAAATTGGTTTAGGTCATCATGGTGAACCTGGTATAGAAAAAACGACGATTCGTACAGCGAAGGAAACTGTACAAGTTATGATGCAAAATATTTTAAAAGAGGGTTTATATAAAGAAAACGATGATGTAGTTGTACTTGTAAATGGTTTAGGCGCTACATCACAAATGGAACTTTATATTATTAACAAAGAGGTAGATGCAATATTAAAAGCACGTGAAATCAATACGTATAAATCATATGTTGGTAATTTTATTACGTCTATGGAAATGGGTGGCTTTTCTGTGACGTTAATGAAATTAAATGAAACTTTAAAATCTTGCATTGATCATCCAGTAGATTGCCCAAACTTTAAGGAAGTCTAG